The following coding sequences are from one Heterodontus francisci isolate sHetFra1 chromosome 38, sHetFra1.hap1, whole genome shotgun sequence window:
- the asb7 gene encoding ankyrin repeat and SOCS box protein 7 isoform X2: MLKPGPICMFRGTKDPKPYLKNWVLGQHSSLSQNKLKKKFTADPTVKDLIGGFTALHYAAMHGRARIARLMLESEHRPDIINAKSNDGWTPLHVAAHYGRDSFVKLLLEFKAEVDPLSDKGTTPLQLAIIRERSSCVKILLDHNANIDIQNGFLLRYAVIKSNHSYCRMFLQRGADTNLGRLEDGQTPLHLSALKDDVLCARMLHNYGADCNTRNYEGQTPLAVSVSLSGTSRPCLDFLQEVTRQPRNLQDLCRIRIRQCIGLQNLKGLDELPLAKVMKDYLKHKFDDI, from the exons ATGCTAAAGCCAGGTCCAATCTGCATGTTCAGAGGAACTAAAGATCCAAAACCCTATTTGAAGAACTGGGtacttggccaacattcctccctcagccaaaacaaattaaaaaaaaaattcactg CTGATCCCACCGTTAAAGACTTAATTGGAGGTTTCACTGCTTTGCATTATGCAGCTATGCATGGCCGAGCACGGATTGCACGGTTGATGTTGGAATCAGAACACAGACCTGATATTATTAATGCTAAAAGCAATGATGGATGGACTCCTCTGCATGTGGCTGCCCATTATGGCAGAGACTCATTTGTCAAACTGCTGTTGGAGTTTAAAGCTGAAGTCGACCCACTCAGCGATAAAGGCACCACACCACTTCAGCTGGCCATTATCAGAGAGCGCTCAAGCTGTGTGAAAATTCTTTTGGATCACAATGCCAACATCGACATTCAAAACGGTTTCCTGCTGCGATACGCAGTGATCAAAAGCAACCACTCATACTGTCGAATGTTTCTTCAAAGAGGGGCAGACACAAATCTTGGCCGTTTGGAGGATGGACAAACCCCattacacttgtctgcattaaaggaCGATGTGCTATGTGCACGGATGTTACATAACTATGGTGCAGATTGCAACACAAGGAACTATGAGGGACAGACCCCTCTGGCCGTCTCTGTAAGTCTATCTGGAACCAGCAGACCCTGCCTGGATTTCTTACAGGAAGTTACAA GACAGCCTAGGAATTTACAGGATCTGTGCCGAATTAGGATCCGACAGTGTATCGGCCTTCAGAATTTGAAAGGACTGGATGAACTTCCTCTTGCAAAAGTCATGAAAGATTATTTGAAGCACAAGTTTGATGACATTTGA